The Plasmodium malariae genome assembly, chromosome: 3 genome window below encodes:
- the PmUG01_03031200 gene encoding kelch protein, putative translates to MSVLSKDFPDDGIHRENYLNDGTNIIRVNNKDEMLNRDNIFSTTNSTTNGTTGDNNTFRDINSINTTNKDNMLIDTKSMKNVPRQICYEEINKCYINKEDAKIINKEINDEINIVYSYTVNDSKKTINSNNELISLNISVDEDKNYILQKKIKKLPFLRYGHFLCLTKNGCILAIGGTDGKVKYALVEKYCAEEKKWKQINLMHFSRSNFCGICTEDNNLFILGGEGNQHILKSVEYYDNKINAWISLPPLNCVRHSASAIIFKHTIFIIGGKDGIGNYGRVHKSVEMLNLNEQNMKWNLCKPLKQARLELATIVFKDKIYAIGGSTGVKDLSSVEIYDSKTEEWTEGPNLNFARSNFVLFIWKNQLVAYGGINKYNGDFVKNAEILDEKTTSWLLIHESVEK, encoded by the exons ATGAGTGTTTTGAGTAAGGACTTCCCAGATGATGGTATACACAgagaaaattatttgaatgaTGGCACAAATATAATTAGAGTAAATAATAAGGATGAAATGTTAAATAGggataatatttttagtacTACAAATTCGACCACTAATGGTACAACTGGAGACAATAATACCTTTCGAGATATAAATAGCATTAATACAACAAATAAGGATAACATGTTAATAGACACAAAAAGTATGAAAAACGTTCCTCGTCAAATTTGTTATGAAGAAATAAACAAGTGTTATATAAACAAAGAAGACgcgaaaataataaataaagaaattaatgATGAAATAAACATAGTATACTCCTACACAGTCAATgattcaaaaaaaacaattaactCAAATAATGAGTTAATaagtttaaatatatcagTAGACGAAGATAAGAATTACATTttacaaaagaaaataaaaaaattgccCTTTCTGAGATACGGTCATTTTTTGTGTTTAACCAAAAATGGATGTATATTAGCCATAGGTGGAACTGACggaaaagtaaaatatgcGTTAGTTGAAAAATACTGTGccgaagaaaaaaaatggaaacaaATAAATCTAATGCATTTTTCCAGGTCAAATTTTTGCGGTATATGTACAGaagataataatttatttattttaggTGGAGAAGGAAAtcaacatattttaaaaagtgttGAATactatgataataaaattaatgcaTGGATATCTTTGCCACCTCTTAACTGTGTAAGACATTCAGCAAGtgcaattatttttaagcaTACGATTTTTATTATCGGGGGAAAAGATGGAATAGGGAATTATGGCAGAGTTCACAAAAGTGTAGAAatgttaaatttaaatgaacaaaatatgaaatgGAATTTGTGCAAGCCTTTAAAACAGGCGCGCCTAGAGTTGGCTACAATCGTTTTTAAGGACAAGATATATGCTATTg GGGGATCTACCGGTGTAAAGGATTTAAGTTCAGTTGAAATTTACGATTCCAAAACTGAAGAATGGACGGAGGGACCAAACTTAAATTTCGCTCGTTCTAATTTCGTTCTCTTTATTTGGAAAAACCAACTGGTAGCGTATGGAGGCATAAATAAGTACAACGGG GATTTTGTAAAGAACGCCGAAATATTAGATGAAAAAACTACTTCTTGGTTATTAATACATGAAAGTGTCGAAAAATAG